A genomic segment from Gossypium hirsutum isolate 1008001.06 chromosome D04, Gossypium_hirsutum_v2.1, whole genome shotgun sequence encodes:
- the LOC107959404 gene encoding 26S proteasome non-ATPase regulatory subunit 12 homolog A, with product MEVKNGNLEAAIDQLLNVEKQMRFAGDVAGTKKAVTDILLLCFEAKDWKSLNEQIVNLSKKRGQLKQAVTAMVQQAMQYIDETPDLETRIELIKTLNSVSAGKIYVEIERARLIKKLAKIKEEQGLIAEAADLMQEVAVETFGAMAKTEKIAFILEQVRLCLDRQDYVRAQILSRKISPRVFDIDSSKEKKKPKEGDNVVEEPPADIPSLLELKRIYYELMIRYYFHNNDYLEICRCYKAIYEIPSIRENPSQWIPVLRKICWYLILAPHDPMQSSLLNSTLEDKNLSEIPKFRLLLKQLVTMEVIQWTSLWNSYEDEFENEKNMLGGSLGDKAAEDLKQRIIEHNILVVSRYYSRITLKRLAELLCLTVEEAEKHLSEMVVSKALVAKIDRPMGIVCFQVAKDSNEILNSWAVNLEKLLDLVEKSCHQIHKETMVHKAALKV from the exons ATG GAGGTTAAAAACGGAAATTTGGAGGCGGCGATCGACCAGTTGCTTAATGTTGAGAAGCAGATGCGCTTCGCCGGCGATGTCGCTGGAACCAAGAAAGCGGTTACTGACATTTTGCTGCTTTGCTTTGAAGCTAAAGATTGGAAGTCTCTCAACGAACAAATCGTTAATTTGTCCAAGAAACGAGGTCAACTTAAGCAG GCAGTAACTGCAATGGTTCAACAAGCAATGCAGTACATTGATGAAACACCAGATCTCGAAACTCGTATAGAGCTAATCAAGACCCTGAACAGTGTGTCTGCTGGAAAA ATTTATGTTGAAATTGAGAGAGCAAGATTGATCAAGAAACTTGCAAAGATTAAAGAAGAACAGGGCCTTATTGCTGAAGCTGCAGATTTAATGCAAGAAGTTGCT GTGGAAACTTTTGGTGCCATGGCCAAAACTGAGAAAATCGCCTTCATCCTTGAACAA GTTCGCCTCTGCTTAGATCGTCAGGATTATGTTCGTGCTCAAATTCTTTCAAGGAAGATTAGCCCTAGAGTTTTTGATATTGACAGctcaaaggaaaagaagaaaccgAAAGAAGGTGACAATGTTGTAGAGGAGCCTCCAGCTGATATACCTTCACTATTGGAATTGAAGCGTATCTACTATGAACTGATGATACG GTATTACTTCCATAACAATGACTATCTTGAAATTTGTCGTTGCTATAAGGCAATATACGAGATTCCTTCCATCAGGGAAAACCCGTCTCAATGGATACCG GTCTTGAGAAAAATCTGTTGGTACTTAATCCTGGCTCCACATGATCCAATGCAGTCAAGCCTTCTTAATTCCACATTGGAGGATAAGAATCTTTCTGAGATTCCAAAATTTAG GTTGCTGTTGAAACAGTTGGTTACAATGGAGGTCATCCAGTGGACATCCCTTTGGAATTCTTATGAGGATGAATTTGAGAATGAGAAGAACATGCTTGGAGGTTCTTTGGGTGACAAAGCTGCAGAAGATTTGAAACAGCGAATTATTGAGCAT AATATCCTTGTTGTTTCAAGGTACTACTCAAGGATTACATTGAAGAGACTGGCAGAGTTGTTGTGTCTCACTGTCGAG GAAGCTGAGAAGCATCTATCTGAAATGGTTGTGTCAAAGGCACTGGTAGCGAAGATTGACCGGCCAATGGGAATAGTGTGCTTCCAGGTAGCAAAGGATAGCAATGAAATTCTCAACTCATGGGCTGTGAACTTGGAAAAACTTCTTGATCTTGTTGAGAAGAGTTGCCACCAAATACACAAAGAAACCATGGTTCACAAAGCTGCTCTGAAAGTGTGA